The Apodemus sylvaticus chromosome 4, mApoSyl1.1, whole genome shotgun sequence nucleotide sequence tcctttctcagacTCTGACTAACTGGAGGTTTCATAAACTACAGTATTTTCCTGCCTTCTTTGAACCAGTACCCTGGAGGTCTCTCAAGGCCATTTCTGCCTGTTCAAATATCAGTATTCCCATAGTGATAGGtgtttttttcttcatatttcttcttCATTCTAATAAGTACTAACAGACTGTCTAATATGTATCTGTCATTTGTGTCCCAGCAGCTCTCTCCAGAAAAGCCACTTTGTACAGTAAATGTGGAATCCCTCTGAGGGAGACACTGCACCATTTCAACCACTGGGATTGCTGGCTTAAGAAAGTCTCTGGGGATAGAGATATgggccagtggttaagagcattgagtACTCtgccagagatcctgagttcaattcccagcaaccacatagtgccTCAAAACCATATGTAATGCCATCTGATTCCCTCTTTGGTATGTACAaggatagaacacacacacatacacacacacacacacacacacacacacatacacacacacacacacacacacacacacacacatacacacacacagatgcacacacacacacagatgcacacacacacacacacacacacacacacacacacatatatatatatatgtaaagatttTAATATCCATACttcccaggccagatatttgaGTATTTTATTCTTCCTTATGCTAATTTATAGCTCTTCTACCTTTTGCAGATCTAGAAATGGCTATTGTTTATCTCTGGAGCCTTGTAAAGACATAGCACTCTTATTCTTACTTCACGGGTTCATCTTGGTAACAGCTGAGGGCCCCATCACAAGGGAAGACAGGCCTCTTTCTGGCTCCTTTCAAACCCAGCCAAACCACCACTGTTGTCCCTAGGATGAAGGTGGTTACAAAAGTCTTCCAGGTTTTCAGGTGTGGGGAAGAATTCAACTGGGCtagaagagaggaagcagccaCGGCCAGATggttgggtggggtgggagaaaaGGTTACCCTGGAAAACTGATCAGCTTTAGAAGTTGGAAATTTCAGAAACAGtttgtggggagaggggaaggtgtGGTAAGGAAGCAAAGCAGGTTTCCCAGGTTAGGGACCAGCTagaaaggggtggggctggggtggtaCGCACATAATTTTTAATGCCTATAGTTCCATGGAGTTgggagaaaatgtaaaaaaatgtgcATAAGGTTATGAATCATCCACAGAATAAGCAGAATTTATAACCCATTATTTCTGTATTTCCAGCACATACCTTCACTAAGAGTTAACAAGCTCCCACCCCATTCCCCCTTTCCTCgttgctttcttttttacatgCACACAGTATTCTGACAGAGAATTCCAGGACCAGCCAACTTAAGGAAAACAGCAGGTGTCAGGACCACTCCAACCCTCCTCCATGCCAGCTCATTAACCCTCTCACAACACAAGCATGACACCTGggcctgaggaggagggtgacagaGAACCCAGGTGACATCATTGTCAAACTGTCAGTGTCATTATGTCAGCTGGGTGGTTTCCATCACTAAAGCTGAGTCAGAGGGTGAACTAGGGGAGGCGGATGAGTCATAGGTGACTggtaagaaaggaaaacagagcatCTGGGGCAAGTGTATTTCCTGGAGGTGTTCTTTTTATAAAAAGCCCGCTGCCCATTGCCTTCACACAGAATCCACACCAACAGAGAACCTGATCTTCTCTGAGTATTAGGTAAGTCTCTGCTTCCAACTGATTTGAAATTCTTGCTTATTTTTTACTATGAAAAACTGTTCAAAGCCAATATCTATTACAGAGTTGATGTGGGTTACTACCTACAGTTAGAGAACAGTAGCATTGTTTGATTAAATTATAGCACAGTTTGGGTATAAGAACTTGAAAGATGATTCAGTTGGCAAACTTAGTAGACAGTAATGGAATCAGAGATTAGAACAGGGGAAGGAAGCATCCACTCAAATGTTCATTGAAGTTCACAGCTGGATACAGGTTAAGGCTTAGGTCCAGACAGCTTTCAGAGCTATTGTAGTACTTACTTGTGGACACATCAATATAGATATTTAATTCATTAAAGGGATCTGCTAAAGCAAAATTTTAGGCCAGTGTAGAACATACCATACTTGTAGTCTGGCAGAGAAGGTGACTTGTAAAATTAAAATGCCATGCATAGATAGTTCTAGTGAAAGAAGTAATTGTGGAGAGGGGCTGTGTAGGGGGAGGTGTGGCTCAAGGAAAGCCTCTAGTGGTAGCATGCACTATGGACTATGGTGGAAGAGCATTTgataggcagagacagaaatggaggaaatctgTAGGAAACCTTGAGAGCATAAATTAAAAAGGCAAGAGCATATGGACATGGACTAACATGGAGCCACTGTGCAAGTCATATTGTGGTTTATTTCACAAGGAGGTTGGTATGCTGCTGCCTTTGGGTGACACCACTTTCCAGACGCCCAGATGTGTAGGTTATAAGCCTCCCAGAAGCCAGATTTTTTTGAGatactttattgctttttaaaaatattattaatattttgattaGCATACATTTTAGCATGagatttttatatgtgtatgttattaTACTTTGCTCTTTTCATTTATGCCTTAGAACTTCTTCAACTAGGTACATAACATGACCAGGGAGGAAGAGAGTAAGGAAAGAACCCACTGAGATggacaaaaacaaaccacacttTGGCTAATCAGCTTTAAAAAGTCCAGAAATTATCAtgccatattttattttcaagtgtaGAAGTCAGCATGGAGAGGGGCTCTTTTCTCTAAAGGGGCTTGAAATTAAATTTCCTTGATGTTGAGGTTGCCTTCTCTTTCAGTGAATCACTaaattgtcttttctgtttccAGGACCAAGTGCTATTTAATCATGAGTTCCCACCAGCAGAAGCAGCCCTGCACTGTACCCCCTCAGCTGCACCAGCAGCAAGTGAAACAGCCTTGCCAGCCACCACCCCAGGAACCTTGTGCCCCCAAAACCAAGGATCCCTGCCACCCTGTTCCTGAGCCCTGCAACCCCAAGGTGCCAGAACCTTGCCAGCCTAAGGCACCTGAGCCCTGCCAGCCTAAGGCACCAGAGCCATGCCAGCCTAAGGTGCCAGAGCCCTGCCAACCTAAGGTGCCAGAGCCCTGCCAGCCTAAGGCACCTGAGCCATGCCAGCCTAAGGTGCCAGAGCCCTGCCAGCCTAAGGTGCCAGAGCCCTGCCAGCCTAAGGCGCCTGAGCCCTGCCACCCAGTTGTTCCAGAGCCCTGCCCCTCAACTGTCACTCCATCACCATACCAGCAGAAGACAAAGCAGAAGTAATATTGTCCACAGCCATGCCCGAAGACCTGATCACCAGATGCGGAGGCTGATTTCCATCCTGCTATTGAGTCCCATTGCCTTGTGCTACACATGCTGTGACCTTCAGTCTTAATCCCTCTCTCCTTGCACCACCTAAAAAGTTGtctctcatcctcatcctcaagGGCTCCTGAGTCTCTTACCATTACCCAAAGTCTTATTGAATGGCTAATCTTTTCATGGCTCAGGATTCATCTGAAGGGGGGGTGGGGAGTAAGACAAATGTATGCTCGATATTCTTCTCCCCCATTAAATACCTTTTAACCCCATACctggctgtgtgtatgtatcagtGGCTGACTGAACTGTCATTACATTCTCAGTATGAAGCAGGAACTAGCACAACAAAAATTGATCAGTAGGTTTATAGCTAAAAGATGCCAAAACATGCTTAATTTTGTAATTgaatatgtggtgtgtatgtgtgtgtgtgtgtgtgtgtgtgtgtgtgtttgcacacatgtaCGTGAATAGCTGTGATACACACAGAACACACTGGTACAGAGTATTCATGTTGTATCTATTATTTTAGGAAACAAcagagttttcttctttcaaccAAAGgtgttttatacatattttgTCTCATCACTGACTGTGAAGTCTTTGTCCCAGATTGTTCTTATTCTGTTCAGTTGGTTCTcttaaaactgtttaaaaaataatgcttgTGTATTCAACCAcctgcatatttatttttcatgcatCATTTCTTTTTGATATTCACAGCACATAGTGCCAAAATCGAGGTTCTGACCTCTAACAGGAGACAAATCTTACCCACGGACATTGAAACACATTTCCACATAGTTAGATCTCAAAAATCGTTCAATGTGTACTCTAACCACACCACTTCAGTCATTCCTCTTTGAGTACCACCGAATGCTCACTGAGGATGCTGCCTACTCTAAGAGTAACCTAAGAAAAATGGTCCTATGCCCTCCTCATGTAAacatcctttcctttccccttctctcctcctcacaTTTATATACATTGTCATTGTACTTTTCACTTCTATACATAAAACTTAAGAGAAAATGCATTAAATACAAAGGTAAAGGAAAATGTAAACAGGTTTCAGAAGACAGATTAGTGCAGATAAGACAGAAAACATAAAGTCAGTGAGTTGGCTAGTAGGACATAAAATATTGGAACAAGGGAGTGTTGAAAAGTATCTAGTTCATGTTCCAGTTACCTAGCCTGGGGTGATGATTACTAAAGGTCACCAAGAAATTGAATTTCTGATTTGTTGAACCCAAATCTATGGCTCCTGTCTCTGGTTTACCCTACTGAAGCTGCTTTCAGCTTTCCCTGATAATCAGAGTGTCTGAGTTCATGAAACTGACTACAGAAGGCAAGAGGAAATTTCAGAGGGGCTTCAGTGTTCCCTGGGATATGTCTAACAGTAGACATGTAGTATCTGTGGGGTGTACTTAGACTTCAAATTTGGAAAATGCTCAGAGTTACttggaaaacaaaagacaaaaattgaTTGCCAAGGATTTCTAAGTTGAACAGCAGACAATCTGGCAGAGAGAATAACATcacatgtgtgcgcacatgtggtAAGGTGATTTTAAATCATGTCTTGTTACCATGATGAAAAATGTCATTAGTGTCTTCAGGAACAGTCATTGTTGGCAGACCTTGAGTTAGGACACTGGACAGAATACTAGATTTCAGAGATACAAGGGAAAAAGACTATGAGGGTTGAGCAAAAGCAATTAAATTCTTTActctttgggaggctgaggcataaGGATAAAAAAGGATAATAAATCCTTTTTATAGGAATAGGATTATCAATTTATTCTGGCCAGCCTCAAAAAAAATTAAGCGAAAAAATATTTTTGGGGGGTATACTTTAATGATAGATCATATAACTAGCATGGGTGAAACTGAACATTCAGTacccaaaaacacacacaaaaatatgtttttgaaCATCTTCTTTACTCCACTGGGAATCAGTCATTCCTGACACAATTCAGTATTACACACATGAAGGATGAGATGGAGGCATTGTCCCCATGGGAAAGTGGCTGGCTATTTGAGACTGAATGTATAATCATActatgaacaaaaataaataatcacaTAGAAAAAATCCTGGACAGTATCAGGATCATATAAAATACCATGGCATGTAATTCACATAATCATATCTATGTACAAAActaagggaaatggaggagtagATCTGGGAGAAAGTGGCAGTTTTTTCTGAAGGCCCAAAGCACTTTCCAGAAAATTAGTCCAAGATCTGTCGATTTGTTCTTTCTGCCCCACTCTTTTCCACTGCCCCCCCATCACCTCCCccccatgtgtgtttgtgtgtgtgtgtgcgcacactcgcgaatgcacacacatggacacagaggccagaaacaTGTTTGGATGTGATAATGACTGTTACTCCATTACTCTATTCAGTTCACAACTACTCTAGTTTGACTCTGAATTTTGAAATTGGAATCCCAGTATTACAGGGCACTGGTCAGGAACAAACCGATCCCCCAtttcccccaccccgccccgtcTGCCCCCATGGCTCCTTTCCTGCTGTGAGAGGCTGTCATTCCCTGTGTCAACAGTAGAGGGAAGTTGCTACCTTTTGATGAAAAGCCGACTACAGGTTCACATCCTGATTTACTGAGTGCTCCTTATGCTGGTAAAGGCATGAGTGCTCAATTTCCTCCTTTCATGACTGCATCTAGGTCTTCTCATTGTCACATTAGTGCTGTTAGCAAGGCCACACACATCCTCAGGTGACAAGCctgactaaaacaaacaaaatgttgtaaggGTTCATTTGTATCTTTCAATCTGACTAccaatctattaaaaaaaaattacacatggAAATTTCTCCAAGAATCTCATGCTGAGAGAAAAAGACTCTGGCCAGGGTAATAATTTGTCTCTCTAGAAAGATATTTCGCACAGTTCTAAAAATGTAACATTTTCCAGGGTAAGATTACAGCCCAGACAATGACCAGGCCTGCTTAGATGGCATATCTGTGGAGAGATATTTAAACTTTAATATTACTTAAGGCAGATAAACTTGAGGCAGTGGGtgtcttttatgtttttgtctctcttttcAATGTGAACACACTgaataaatcattttctattttctactcCTTATTTGGGTTTTTCAACAACATTTTTACATTTGTCTATTTTATTGAACAGTTTGACTGTATGCATGTAAACATACCACATGTGTACGTGGTTCCGAAGGATGTcagaagagtgtcagatcccctgaaactggagtttcagatggttttGAGACACCATGTGAGTACTGAAACCCAAACCAtatagatcctctgcaagagtagaaAGTGCtgctaagcactgagccatctccctgaccCCAAAGTGGCTATTTTACCCAACAATATTTGGCATGGGTGGCTGAAGCTGGCTTTGGGACACATAGGTCGTGTTGTATATAACCCATGTGTGTTGAAGAAAAAGTACAGTATCTGGTTTATACAAGAACTTTGTATGAGATAGCTCATTCTAGACTGCTGGCTGAATTCTCCTTAGCTCTCTTTAGACATCTTTTCTGTGGGCAACTGTGCCAACCACCTTCCTAGTCAGCTTCCTCTATAATCAGCTTCCTCTAAAGGCAGCTTCCGTCACAGGCATCTTTCTCCACCTCTACTTGACTCCACATTTCCCTTCCTGCTCTTTCTTTGCTCCCTGTCCATTTTCTGAATTATGTTTAACACTTGCCCACCCAGCATACTTGCCCAGAGCCAAGTGGATAGTCTGGACTGTTTGGTAATTAGACCTCCCCTGGCATTTGTACATTGATAGTTTGAGCTGTCAGTGTGCACAGCTCATCCCAAACTGCTCTGTACTTCCCATGGCACATACTCTATCTGGACTCAGATCTGTTTTCCATGAGGGCAGAAACATCCTCTGTATACATTGGACTCAGCCTGCTCCATCAAGTGGTCCAAGCCATTGAATGTTGATCGTCCATCCTTGCTAAGTGATTGATTTGACAGAAACATCTGCCCTATGGATTGGCAAGGATGTTTTGCTCTACTCAGTCACCCAGGTGACTCTGACTCCTTGCCCTGTGAAGTTTAAACACCTTCCACATCTCTCCATCTCACATTTCTATATGGACTTGAAAAGGCCTAATTATGGGCAAGAAAACTTATTTCTGGAGCCCAGAGGAGATCTTAATCACTTGGCCCACTGTCCACTGGGACCAACGCATTTCTACAGTATTATGGAGATTTATCAAGTCTGGAGTTTAAATCATGCCTGTGcctgagagagaaaggaagcacaGACATCAAGGATATTTCAAAGCCTTTAACAGCCCACTCCTCTATCAATTGTATATTTCTCCATAGCCACTCCTTATCATTCACATAAAATAGCTTCTGCCAAAGAAGTGATGGCAGGAAGTTAACCTTTCATCCTCCACTTTTTTATTTGGAGTGATATATAGTCATTTACACCAGCTTATCATGAATCATGTCTTCATAACTCAAAATATTAGGACATTAAAACTACAAACTATCTCTTCTTCCTTACCAGGGTAGTGTGGTATagtgaaaaaaggaaggaaaacttcaataACTTCTGTGTAGATCAATGAAGGATGGAAGTCAAAAACTACACCTACTAAGTAAATAAACTCACTCTGGATGGACCAGCATGGTCCTTTTATCTGTGCTAGTGTCTCAAGGTTTTTTTGTGACCATTAACTTCTACAGCCATGCTTATAAAGGATTGGGAATCTTGTGGCAGCCTTTGGCAGGGTGTGATTCTATAAAATTCTGCCACTCTGTTTAAGTGTGTAAACGAAAAAAAACTTttggattattttatttgtatgggtgttttatttgtatgaataCCAGTGCAGACCACTCTCTCCTTACCTATTTCTTTGCAAAAGCAGCATGTGCTAGTATCTGCTAAGCATGCTTACCAGCCCAAGAATACCTGTTGGTATCCTTTCAGCCCAAAGTACTGTCTGTCCTTTATGATAAGGTTCCTTTCTTGGAGGCAACACATagatggatcttttttttttttttttttttttttttacttagtgcTTGGAAAATACATGTGGAGCATCATCCCCAGCTTGTACATGGACATGGACGgtggggatctgaattcaggtcatcatggTTTCATAGCAaccactttaccaactgaatcaTCTCTTCATTCCCAACCACTTTCTTCTGTATTTCCATCTCTTTatcaaactcattttaaaattcatttagatttattttattatttacatgtgtgtgtacctctct carries:
- the LOC127682274 gene encoding cornifin-A isoform X1, with translation MSSHQQKQPCTVPPQLHQQQVKQPCQPPPQEPCAPKTKDPCHPVPEPCNPKVPEPCQPKAPEPCQPKAPEPCQPKVPEPCQPKVPEPCQPKAPEPCQPKVPEPCQPKVPEPCQPKAPEPCHPVVPEPCPSTVTPSPYQQKTKQK
- the LOC127682274 gene encoding cornifin-B isoform X2 — encoded protein: MSSHQQKQPCTVPPQLHQQQVKQPCQPPPQEPCAPKTKDPCHPPKVPEPCQPKVPEPCQPKAPEPCHPVVPEPCPSTVTPSPYQQKTKQK